The Geothrix sp. genome has a window encoding:
- the yidD gene encoding membrane protein insertion efficiency factor YidD, translating into MRFQPTAWVCRGLIRTYQATLSSHLPTQCKFTPTCSHYGLGCIQRYGTLRGGLLTTWRLLRCSPLTQGGIDPVP; encoded by the coding sequence GTGCGCTTCCAGCCCACCGCCTGGGTCTGCCGCGGTCTGATCCGCACCTACCAGGCGACCCTGTCCAGCCACCTCCCCACCCAGTGCAAGTTCACCCCCACCTGCAGCCACTACGGCCTGGGCTGCATCCAGCGGTACGGCACCCTTCGCGGCGGCCTGCTCACCACCTGGCGCCTGCTCCGCTGTTCACCCCTGACCCAGGGCGGGATCGACCCGGTTCCATAA
- the fliG gene encoding flagellar motor switch protein FliG yields the protein MAKLTGMQKAAVLMVSLGDETAASIFKYLEEDEIQTISREIAITKHVQPEVAEEVMEEFHTMTQARSYISQGGIEYAKKLLIKSVGPEVARKIIDRLVKALESSAGFTSLERANPQQLSKFIQNEHPQTIALILAHLNASQAAELISSLPEALRSDVAMRMASLQEISPEVVRRISLILEQKLEALGSFATEAYGGVRAVAELFNRMDRNTGRAVLEKIETENPQLAASIRDLMFVFDDILLIDDNGITEILKRADKKTLTIALKGTSEELQNQFFRNMSSRAVELMKEEMEFMGPVKLKDVEKSQHEVVEIVRQLEEEGVISIGGGGGEDYVT from the coding sequence ATGGCGAAGCTGACCGGCATGCAGAAGGCCGCCGTGCTCATGGTTTCCCTGGGCGACGAGACCGCCGCGAGCATCTTCAAATACCTCGAAGAAGATGAAATCCAGACGATCTCCCGCGAGATCGCCATCACCAAGCATGTGCAACCCGAAGTCGCGGAAGAGGTCATGGAGGAGTTCCACACCATGACCCAGGCCCGCAGCTACATCAGCCAGGGCGGTATCGAGTACGCCAAGAAGCTGCTCATCAAGTCCGTGGGTCCGGAAGTGGCGCGCAAGATCATCGACCGCCTCGTGAAGGCCCTGGAATCCAGCGCGGGCTTCACCAGCCTGGAACGCGCCAATCCCCAGCAGCTCTCCAAGTTCATCCAGAACGAGCACCCGCAGACCATCGCCCTCATCCTGGCCCACCTGAACGCCTCGCAGGCCGCGGAGCTCATCTCGAGCCTGCCTGAAGCCCTGCGCAGCGATGTGGCCATGCGCATGGCCAGCCTCCAGGAAATCAGCCCCGAGGTGGTGCGCCGCATCAGCCTCATCCTCGAGCAGAAGCTGGAGGCCCTGGGCTCGTTCGCAACGGAAGCCTACGGCGGCGTCCGAGCCGTGGCGGAGCTCTTCAACCGCATGGATCGCAATACCGGCCGCGCCGTGCTGGAGAAGATCGAGACCGAGAATCCCCAGCTGGCCGCCAGCATCCGCGACCTCATGTTCGTCTTCGACGACATCCTGCTCATCGACGACAACGGCATCACCGAGATCCTCAAGCGGGCGGACAAGAAGACCCTCACCATCGCCCTCAAGGGCACCAGCGAGGAACTGCAGAACCAGTTCTTCCGCAACATGTCCAGCCGCGCCGTGGAACTCATGAAGGAAGAGATGGAGTTCATGGGCCCCGTGAAGCTGAAGGATGTGGAAAAGTCCCAGCACGAGGTCGTGGAGATCGTCCGCCAGCTGGAAGAGGAAGGCGTCATCAGCATCGGCGGTGGCGGGGGCGAGGACTATGTCACATAA
- a CDS encoding FliH/SctL family protein → MSHKGFIRSEDIQGTRLEAFPYFPVDATLSHGGLDEGGSSVASDLGDEAASQVPVEQRLVDRLQEAERQAQDIARRAYEEGFASGEAEGRTFGESQYKGYIQRLVEHLDELSQVTLALREALNEEMVALALAVGEHLAVQQIDRSPGAVKALMEGVLEELPFPLPHGRREGEAPLLVFLNPQDLSQVGDQFVGHGGLNLTADASLSRGSLRAETPQGVLNGSLEGRRERLLQLIARMREGQAP, encoded by the coding sequence ATGTCACATAAGGGGTTCATCCGGTCCGAGGACATCCAGGGCACGCGCCTGGAGGCCTTCCCCTACTTCCCCGTGGACGCGACGCTTAGCCATGGCGGACTCGACGAGGGTGGCAGCTCCGTCGCCTCGGACCTGGGCGACGAAGCCGCCTCTCAGGTGCCCGTGGAGCAGCGCCTCGTGGACCGCCTCCAAGAAGCGGAGCGCCAGGCCCAAGACATCGCCCGCCGGGCCTACGAGGAGGGCTTCGCCTCGGGCGAGGCCGAGGGCCGCACCTTCGGCGAAAGCCAGTACAAGGGCTACATCCAGCGCCTGGTGGAGCACCTGGACGAGCTGTCCCAGGTGACCCTCGCCCTCCGCGAAGCCCTGAACGAGGAGATGGTGGCCCTGGCCCTGGCCGTGGGCGAACACCTGGCTGTCCAGCAGATCGACCGTTCCCCCGGGGCGGTGAAGGCGCTCATGGAAGGGGTGCTGGAGGAACTTCCCTTTCCGCTGCCCCACGGCCGCCGGGAGGGGGAAGCGCCCTTGCTGGTCTTCCTCAACCCTCAGGACCTCAGCCAGGTCGGCGATCAATTCGTCGGTCACGGGGGCCTGAATCTGACGGCCGATGCCAGCCTGTCGCGTGGCAGCTTGCGGGCCGAGACCCCCCAGGGTGTTCTCAACGGCAGCCTGGAGGGTCGCCGTGAGCGCCTCCTCCAGCTCATCGCCCGCATGCGCGAGGGCCAGGCTCCATGA
- the ispG gene encoding flavodoxin-dependent (E)-4-hydroxy-3-methylbut-2-enyl-diphosphate synthase, which produces MSDQELQPLAPRRKTRQILVGKVPVGGDAPISVQSMTKTDTRDVEATVNQIYGYANAGCEIVRVSVPTKKAGEVFHEICDRSPIPVVADIHFDYRLALVAADGGAACLRINPGNIGGQDRVKAVVDKAGAKGIPIRIGVNGGSLEKDLLEKFGTATPEAMVESALRHIEVLEREGFRDIKISLKASDVVRTVQAYRLLAKQVDYPFHLGITEAGTPFGGTIRSSVGMGILLAEGLGDTIRVSLTGDGEDECRVGHEMLRSLALRTGGFRMVSCPSCGRVQIDLNRVAHEIEEGLKAINHENITYAVMGCVVNGPGEAKDADLGVAGGAGEGLIYRKGELIRKVKEEDLVPAFLEEARKVKAEADAAKA; this is translated from the coding sequence ATGTCCGATCAGGAACTCCAGCCCCTCGCCCCCCGTCGGAAGACCCGCCAGATCCTGGTGGGCAAGGTGCCGGTGGGCGGGGACGCCCCCATCAGCGTCCAGAGCATGACCAAGACGGACACCCGGGATGTGGAGGCCACGGTCAACCAGATCTACGGCTACGCCAACGCCGGCTGCGAGATCGTCCGCGTGAGCGTGCCCACCAAGAAAGCCGGCGAAGTCTTCCATGAGATCTGCGACCGCAGCCCCATCCCCGTGGTGGCCGACATCCACTTCGACTACCGCCTGGCCCTCGTGGCCGCCGACGGGGGCGCCGCCTGCCTGCGCATCAATCCGGGCAACATCGGCGGCCAGGACCGAGTCAAGGCCGTGGTGGACAAGGCCGGCGCGAAAGGCATTCCCATCCGCATCGGCGTGAACGGCGGCAGCCTCGAGAAGGACCTGCTGGAGAAGTTCGGCACCGCCACCCCCGAGGCCATGGTGGAGAGCGCCCTGCGCCACATCGAGGTCCTCGAGCGCGAGGGCTTCCGCGACATCAAGATCAGCCTCAAGGCCAGCGATGTGGTCCGCACCGTGCAGGCCTACCGGCTGCTGGCGAAGCAGGTGGACTACCCCTTCCACCTGGGCATCACCGAGGCGGGCACGCCCTTCGGTGGCACCATCCGCTCCAGTGTGGGCATGGGCATCCTCCTGGCCGAGGGTCTGGGCGACACCATCCGCGTGTCCCTGACGGGTGACGGGGAGGACGAGTGCCGCGTGGGCCACGAGATGCTGCGGTCGCTCGCCCTGCGCACCGGTGGTTTCCGCATGGTGAGCTGCCCCAGCTGCGGGCGCGTGCAGATCGACCTCAACCGGGTGGCCCATGAGATCGAAGAAGGCCTCAAGGCCATCAACCACGAGAACATCACCTACGCCGTCATGGGCTGCGTGGTGAACGGCCCCGGCGAGGCCAAGGACGCCGACCTCGGCGTGGCCGGCGGCGCGGGCGAGGGTCTCATCTACCGCAAGGGCGAGCTCATCCGGAAGGTGAAGGAGGAGGATCTGGTCCCCGCTTTCCTTGAGGAAGCCCGGAAAGTGAAGGCCGAGGCGGATGCGGCGAAGGCCTAG
- a CDS encoding flagellar hook-length control protein FliK encodes MLPAGATAVLAVPERSLAERPEAKELEASDGQFAGLMAQFVQTPSQRSPQTSGQASGQADRTEATANEGGQARPEPAGPEASRREAAARAQAPQAQDTKPEAPTTPPTKAPAAREKAEGTQDAAAPAAVTPAATAPPALPPATLAAAVAPQPAPSVAATTEPTKGLGTPAQVPAATPPTSAPTPVPAALPADSVLPVPAPSKGEAAPEAPASASTTQTPPTPVPTGSPITTNLPSQLDPTTSTTQTALPIQVIQGPSVPDPAAKGAGAPAVLAVTPPPTPQASAQPAPPDPKEASPASKKTAGPQPLAPQKSVVESAVPLVTPEPSAPPTPGLRTADLRQDRIKASGTTPGPAVSETAIDPPVAAASSAVQAAEPSPLKPEAGLLPPETVMPRAATHAETSALTAAGAPISPSNRASAPAPVVPAAPPSAPPPPPAGPIAQIDGSLRWMLKGGAQEARLQLHPESLGQVTIHLRVEGGEVHARLWVTEPASVQAVQEGRPHLEQSLREQGLQLGSFDLQQGHRPFQEAPPPPAFRDRSPLAGLAARQEAPAAAAPSILNPHHVELYA; translated from the coding sequence ATGCTTCCAGCCGGTGCGACAGCAGTCCTTGCAGTCCCCGAACGCTCCCTGGCGGAGCGCCCGGAAGCCAAGGAACTCGAGGCTTCCGACGGCCAGTTTGCCGGGCTGATGGCCCAATTCGTCCAGACGCCCTCCCAGAGGTCGCCCCAAACCTCTGGCCAGGCTTCAGGCCAGGCAGACCGGACGGAGGCCACCGCCAACGAGGGCGGCCAGGCACGGCCTGAGCCTGCGGGGCCCGAGGCGTCGCGTCGCGAGGCCGCGGCTCGAGCCCAAGCCCCCCAGGCCCAGGACACCAAACCCGAAGCCCCGACCACCCCCCCCACCAAGGCCCCGGCGGCGCGCGAAAAGGCCGAGGGCACTCAGGACGCAGCTGCTCCCGCGGCGGTGACGCCCGCAGCTACCGCCCCGCCCGCGCTTCCCCCAGCGACGCTGGCCGCCGCCGTGGCGCCCCAACCGGCCCCCTCCGTAGCGGCCACCACCGAGCCCACCAAGGGCCTGGGAACGCCCGCTCAAGTGCCGGCGGCCACCCCCCCGACCTCCGCCCCGACCCCCGTCCCAGCCGCCCTTCCGGCGGACTCCGTCCTTCCCGTTCCCGCCCCCTCGAAGGGTGAGGCGGCCCCGGAAGCCCCGGCCTCTGCTTCGACCACGCAGACGCCCCCGACCCCGGTTCCCACCGGCTCTCCCATCACCACCAACCTCCCCAGCCAGCTTGACCCGACCACCTCCACCACCCAGACCGCCTTGCCGATCCAGGTGATTCAAGGCCCCTCGGTGCCGGACCCTGCCGCCAAGGGTGCCGGGGCCCCGGCAGTCCTTGCCGTGACTCCGCCCCCAACGCCTCAGGCCTCAGCCCAACCGGCCCCGCCCGATCCCAAGGAGGCCAGCCCGGCCTCCAAGAAGACCGCCGGCCCCCAACCCCTCGCCCCTCAGAAGTCAGTTGTTGAGTCGGCGGTCCCCTTGGTGACGCCTGAACCCAGCGCCCCGCCCACGCCGGGACTGCGCACCGCGGATCTGCGCCAGGACCGGATCAAGGCTTCAGGCACCACCCCGGGCCCTGCCGTTTCCGAGACCGCCATCGACCCTCCCGTGGCCGCAGCATCTTCAGCCGTTCAAGCGGCGGAGCCCTCGCCCCTGAAACCGGAAGCGGGCCTTCTGCCGCCCGAGACGGTGATGCCGCGGGCGGCGACGCATGCCGAAACCTCGGCCCTGACCGCCGCCGGAGCTCCGATCTCACCGTCGAATCGAGCCTCTGCGCCAGCCCCGGTCGTTCCGGCCGCGCCCCCCAGTGCCCCCCCGCCGCCCCCCGCCGGCCCCATCGCCCAGATCGATGGGAGCCTCCGCTGGATGCTCAAGGGCGGGGCTCAGGAAGCCCGCCTCCAGCTGCACCCGGAGTCCCTGGGCCAGGTGACCATCCATCTCCGCGTCGAAGGCGGCGAGGTCCATGCCCGTCTGTGGGTCACCGAGCCCGCCTCGGTCCAGGCCGTCCAGGAAGGTCGTCCCCACCTGGAGCAGTCCCTCCGGGAACAAGGTCTACAACTGGGCAGTTTCGATCTCCAGCAGGGCCACCGCCCCTTCCAGGAGGCGCCCCCGCCGCCCGCCTTCCGGGACCGTTCCCCGCTCGCGGGGCTGGCAGCCCGGCAAGAAGCACCCGCAGCCGCCGCCCCGTCCATCCTGAACCCGCACCATGTCGAGCTCTACGCCTGA
- a CDS encoding FliI/YscN family ATPase, which yields MRGLPKADWMGRVTKVVGLVVESTGPECSVGEQMLIHGLDQAGRPRLIHAEVVGFSGQRVLLMPIEETEGIRPGLWVEGTGHQSELPLSEDLLGRVIDPLGRPLDGGPPIEATAHLPLQGPPPNPMRRKRIDQVLSTGVRAIDGLLTLGKGQRVGIFSGSGVGKSTLLGMVARNTSAEVNVITLVGERGRELREFIENDLGEEGLRRSVVVVSTSDQTPLLRLRCAMAGTTVAEYFMRQGKDVLLMMDSVTRFAMAQREVGLSAGEPPSSRGYTPSVFALLPRLMERAGTFEGMGSITGIYTVLVEGDDMNEPISDAVRGILDGHVVLSRKLGSKNHFPAIDVLASLSRLFSALAPPEQKQLASKLRDLMATYQDAEDLIQIGAYTKGSSSAIDQAIQFQPAIQAFLRQATAEASDHHQAMLAMGQIFGIDLAPFLKGRA from the coding sequence ATGCGGGGACTCCCGAAGGCCGACTGGATGGGCCGGGTCACCAAGGTGGTGGGCCTGGTGGTCGAATCCACGGGCCCCGAGTGCTCCGTGGGCGAGCAGATGCTCATCCACGGCCTGGATCAGGCGGGGCGCCCGCGGCTTATCCATGCGGAAGTGGTGGGATTCTCCGGTCAGCGCGTGCTGCTCATGCCCATCGAAGAGACCGAAGGCATCCGCCCGGGCCTTTGGGTGGAGGGCACGGGCCACCAATCGGAACTGCCCTTGTCCGAGGACCTGCTGGGCCGCGTGATCGATCCCCTGGGCCGGCCCCTGGATGGGGGACCGCCCATCGAAGCCACGGCCCATCTGCCCCTCCAGGGCCCACCGCCCAACCCCATGCGCCGCAAGCGGATCGACCAGGTCCTGTCCACGGGCGTAAGGGCCATCGACGGCCTGCTCACCCTGGGCAAGGGCCAGCGGGTGGGCATTTTCTCGGGATCGGGCGTGGGCAAGTCCACCCTGCTCGGCATGGTGGCCCGCAACACCTCGGCCGAGGTGAATGTGATCACGCTGGTGGGTGAGCGGGGCCGCGAGCTGCGCGAGTTCATCGAGAACGACCTGGGCGAGGAGGGCCTCCGCCGCAGCGTGGTGGTGGTCTCCACCAGCGACCAGACGCCCCTGCTCCGCCTCCGTTGCGCCATGGCCGGCACCACGGTGGCCGAGTATTTCATGCGTCAGGGCAAGGATGTGCTGCTGATGATGGACAGCGTCACCCGCTTCGCCATGGCCCAGCGGGAAGTGGGCCTCAGTGCCGGAGAACCGCCCAGCTCCCGGGGCTACACGCCCTCAGTCTTCGCCCTGCTGCCGCGTCTCATGGAGCGGGCCGGCACCTTCGAGGGCATGGGCTCCATCACCGGCATCTACACGGTGCTGGTGGAGGGCGACGACATGAACGAGCCCATCAGCGACGCCGTGCGCGGCATCCTGGACGGCCATGTGGTGCTTTCGCGCAAACTCGGCTCGAAGAACCACTTCCCTGCCATTGATGTGCTGGCCAGCCTCTCGCGCCTCTTCAGCGCCCTGGCGCCCCCGGAGCAGAAGCAGCTGGCCAGCAAGCTGCGCGACCTCATGGCCACCTACCAGGATGCCGAGGATCTCATCCAGATCGGCGCCTACACCAAGGGCTCCAGCTCCGCCATCGACCAGGCCATCCAGTTCCAGCCCGCCATCCAGGCCTTCCTCCGCCAGGCCACCGCCGAGGCCTCCGATCATCACCAGGCCATGCTCGCCATGGGCCAGATCTTCGGCATCGACCTCGCGCCGTTCCTGAAGGGACGCGCCTGA
- a CDS encoding flagellar hook protein FlgE has protein sequence MSLYSAFYSGLSGLSTNASALNVIGNNLSNINTVGFKGSSTTFRDIFSTSLGGVSTQGNGNPIQFGLGVQTNSVSQDFSQSSFQSTGNALDMAIQGNGFFTLQTSDGRQVFSRAGNFTRNNAGFLVASDGANVMGWNRDTATGLVNTSASLAPIRIDASTTASAFATQNVRLGINLNASTFDPTSTVPPSAPVSSLTTPIQVYDSQGNAQNIIVTYTKTGPNTWDYAASVAAPATIGGGATGTLTFSAAGTLLTINGAAPTAGNNPKLTAINWNNGTASQDITWNIVNPDNSVNLTQYSAASTTSSSFQDGYAAGTLRDLTVDQNGIISGTFTNGQVISLAQVALSSFNNVNGLVQTGNNHWGQSLASGSPTVGLANQGGRGGVLGSNLELSNVDVAGEFTKLILSQRGYQANSRIVTTTDELLQETLNLKR, from the coding sequence ATGAGCCTCTACTCCGCCTTCTACTCCGGCCTTTCGGGCCTGTCCACCAACGCCAGTGCCCTGAATGTGATCGGCAACAACCTGTCGAACATCAACACGGTCGGGTTCAAGGGCTCCAGCACGACCTTCCGCGACATCTTCAGCACGAGCCTGGGCGGCGTGTCCACGCAGGGGAACGGCAACCCCATCCAGTTCGGCCTGGGCGTGCAGACCAACAGCGTCAGCCAGGACTTCTCCCAGTCCTCCTTCCAGAGCACGGGCAACGCCCTCGACATGGCCATCCAGGGCAACGGGTTCTTCACCCTCCAGACCTCTGACGGCCGCCAGGTCTTCAGCCGGGCCGGGAACTTCACCCGCAACAACGCCGGCTTCCTGGTGGCCAGCGATGGTGCCAATGTCATGGGCTGGAACCGGGACACGGCCACGGGCCTGGTGAACACCTCCGCCTCCCTGGCCCCCATCCGCATCGACGCCAGCACCACCGCTAGCGCCTTCGCCACCCAGAATGTGCGCCTGGGCATCAACCTGAACGCCTCCACCTTCGACCCGACCTCGACGGTCCCCCCCAGCGCCCCCGTGTCCTCGCTCACGACCCCCATCCAGGTCTACGACAGCCAGGGCAATGCGCAGAACATCATCGTCACCTACACAAAGACGGGGCCCAACACCTGGGACTACGCGGCCTCTGTCGCCGCCCCGGCCACCATCGGCGGCGGCGCCACCGGCACGCTGACCTTCAGCGCGGCCGGCACCCTGCTGACCATCAATGGCGCGGCCCCAACCGCCGGGAACAATCCCAAGCTGACCGCCATCAACTGGAACAACGGGACCGCCTCCCAGGACATCACCTGGAACATCGTCAACCCCGACAACTCCGTCAACCTGACCCAGTATTCCGCGGCCAGCACCACCAGCAGCAGCTTCCAGGACGGCTACGCGGCCGGCACCCTGCGCGACCTGACCGTGGACCAGAACGGCATCATCAGCGGCACCTTCACCAACGGCCAGGTCATCTCCCTTGCCCAGGTGGCCCTCTCCAGCTTCAACAATGTGAACGGCCTCGTGCAGACCGGCAACAACCACTGGGGCCAGAGCCTCGCCTCGGGTTCCCCCACCGTCGGCCTGGCCAACCAGGGCGGTCGCGGCGGCGTGCTGGGCTCCAACCTCGAGCTCTCCAATGTGGATGTGGCCGGCGAATTCACCAAGCTCATCCTCAGCCAGCGCGGCTACCAGGCCAATTCCCGCATCGTGACCACCACCGACGAGCTGCTTCAGGAAACCCTGAACCTCAAGCGGTAA
- a CDS encoding FlgD immunoglobulin-like domain containing protein, with protein sequence MISATTAATTTTNKTATAKNALDKDGFLKLLVAQLKNQDPTGAGQDPNQMVQQLTSFSSLEQSQQTNTLLTGLQTQTAGLFQAQTAGLVGKTVKVDGSGFNLKSGQAAMNLELASAANVTVTVRDATGNVVATLPQGHLNRGASTLAWDGKDASGTPLPDGAYKVEVSATGDDGKAVSFRTSLTLKVDAVTFKDNGIYLASGGNIFSLADVLEITA encoded by the coding sequence ATGATCAGCGCGACCACCGCCGCCACCACGACGACCAATAAGACGGCTACGGCCAAGAACGCCCTGGACAAGGACGGATTCCTCAAGCTGCTGGTCGCCCAGCTGAAGAACCAGGACCCCACGGGGGCCGGCCAGGATCCCAACCAGATGGTCCAGCAGCTCACCAGCTTCTCGAGCCTGGAGCAGAGCCAGCAGACCAACACCCTGCTGACCGGCCTCCAGACCCAGACCGCCGGCCTCTTCCAGGCCCAGACTGCGGGCCTGGTGGGCAAGACTGTGAAGGTGGACGGCTCCGGCTTCAACCTGAAGTCCGGCCAGGCCGCCATGAACCTGGAGCTCGCCTCCGCGGCCAATGTGACCGTGACCGTGCGCGACGCCACCGGCAATGTGGTGGCCACCCTGCCCCAGGGCCACCTCAACCGGGGCGCCTCGACCCTCGCCTGGGACGGCAAGGATGCCTCGGGCACGCCGCTGCCGGACGGTGCCTACAAGGTGGAGGTCTCGGCCACCGGCGACGATGGCAAAGCCGTGAGTTTCCGCACCAGCCTGACCCTGAAGGTGGACGCCGTGACCTTCAAGGACAACGGCATCTACCTGGCTTCGGGAGGCAACATCTTCTCCCTCGCCGATGTCCTCGAAATCACCGCCTGA
- a CDS encoding flagellar FliJ family protein: protein MAARFHFRLEPLRKLREALEREAERSLARALQAEREVREHLEDLARQHRAIFESRRTASGQALDLELWRAGERFLVVLERRQLEGYERLREAVAQVAAARAALVLAHRNHLMLVRLKERRALLHAREQQLREILDMDELAVLRHHRQSA, encoded by the coding sequence ATGGCCGCCCGGTTCCACTTCCGTCTTGAGCCGCTGCGCAAGCTGCGGGAGGCTCTGGAACGCGAGGCCGAACGCAGTCTGGCCCGGGCCCTCCAGGCAGAGCGCGAGGTGCGCGAGCACCTTGAGGACCTGGCCCGGCAGCACCGCGCCATCTTCGAATCCCGCCGCACCGCCTCGGGCCAGGCCCTCGACCTGGAGTTGTGGCGGGCCGGAGAGCGCTTCCTGGTCGTGTTGGAGCGCCGCCAGCTCGAAGGTTACGAACGCCTGCGGGAGGCCGTGGCCCAGGTGGCCGCCGCCCGGGCGGCCCTGGTGCTGGCCCACCGCAATCACCTCATGCTGGTGCGCCTCAAGGAGCGCAGGGCCCTCCTGCATGCCCGGGAGCAGCAGCTCCGCGAGATCCTCGACATGGACGAGCTGGCCGTCCTCCGCCACCACCGCCAGAGCGCCTAG